In Opitutaceae bacterium TAV5, one genomic interval encodes:
- the malG gene encoding maltose transporter permease (with MalKFE is involved in the transport of maltose into the cell) has product MKASTQRRLKLAAAHVFLIGFIALILFPFLMIIAISFRKGNFALGALIPTGDNFSFEHWKYVLGIPYEEIGADGTARTVKATTPVLLWFWNSLKVSFSASAMIILLSGTCAYAFARMQFYARETLLKSLLILQVFPMVLALVALYALLQLIGEFLPFFGLNTHPGLILTYLGGVAVYIWMIKGYFDTIPVSIEESAKIDGATHFQAFIRILLPMSLPIFAVVFILSFISHISEYPVASVVLQTEGKWTLAVGAQSFLYEQNYLWGKFAATAVLSGLPITIMFLVCQKFLISGLTSGGVKE; this is encoded by the coding sequence ATGAAAGCCTCGACCCAACGCCGACTCAAACTCGCCGCCGCGCATGTCTTTCTCATCGGCTTCATCGCGCTGATCCTCTTCCCGTTCCTGATGATCATCGCGATCAGCTTCCGGAAGGGAAACTTCGCCCTCGGCGCGCTCATTCCCACCGGTGACAATTTTTCGTTCGAGCACTGGAAATACGTCCTCGGCATCCCTTACGAGGAGATCGGCGCCGACGGCACCGCGCGTACGGTCAAAGCCACGACACCGGTTCTCCTCTGGTTCTGGAACTCCCTCAAGGTTTCCTTTTCCGCTTCCGCGATGATCATCCTTCTCTCCGGCACCTGCGCCTACGCCTTTGCGCGCATGCAGTTTTATGCCCGCGAGACGCTGCTCAAATCGCTCCTCATCCTCCAGGTGTTCCCGATGGTCCTCGCGCTGGTCGCGCTCTACGCCCTGCTCCAGCTCATCGGAGAGTTTCTCCCCTTTTTCGGACTCAACACGCACCCCGGCCTCATCCTCACCTACCTCGGCGGCGTCGCCGTCTATATCTGGATGATCAAAGGCTATTTTGACACCATCCCCGTGAGTATCGAGGAGTCCGCCAAGATCGACGGGGCCACCCACTTCCAGGCTTTCATTCGCATCCTGCTTCCGATGAGTCTGCCGATTTTCGCGGTTGTCTTCATTCTCAGTTTTATCAGCCACATCTCCGAATACCCGGTCGCCTCCGTCGTTCTCCAGACCGAGGGCAAATGGACGCTTGCGGTGGGCGCCCAGTCGTTCCTCTACGAGCAAAACTATCTTTGGGGAAAGTTCGCCGCCACGGCAGTCCTCTCCGGCCTGCCCATCACGATCATGTTCCTCGTCTGCCAGAAATTCCTCATCTCCGGCCTCACGTCCGGCGGAGTGAAAGAATAA
- a CDS encoding sugar ABC transporter ATP-binding protein — translation MATVSIKNLDKTYPASGKNPAFRAVKGINLEIEDGEFMVLVGPSGCGKSTTLRMIAGLEKITGGTIHIDGIEVNDLLPKDRGIAMVFQNYALYPHLSLFENMAFGLRLAHTPKDEINRRVTEAATILGLEKILDRKPAALSGGQRQRVAVGRAIVRNPKVFLFDEPLSNLDAKMRVQMRSEISKLHARLGTTMIYVTHDQVEAMTMGDRICVMKDGIIMQVADPLTLYHQPDNLFVAGFIGSPPMNLLRGKIERRGGVLTFVEAAAGPAASSAITVALNGPLAERAAKCADREVIFGIRPENIHEHPHTPENIPIRAHIDLAEPMGAETNVYLKTATGNLIARLHTERLFDFGEELTVHLNLAKAHLFDAATEQVVR, via the coding sequence ATGGCCACTGTTTCCATAAAAAACCTCGACAAGACCTATCCCGCCTCCGGCAAGAACCCGGCCTTCCGCGCCGTCAAGGGCATCAACCTCGAGATCGAGGACGGCGAGTTCATGGTCCTCGTCGGACCCTCCGGTTGTGGAAAATCCACTACACTCCGCATGATTGCCGGACTCGAAAAAATCACCGGCGGCACCATCCATATCGATGGCATCGAGGTCAACGACCTCCTCCCCAAGGACCGCGGCATTGCGATGGTTTTCCAGAATTACGCCCTCTACCCGCACCTTTCGCTTTTCGAGAACATGGCCTTCGGCCTCCGCCTCGCGCACACGCCGAAAGACGAGATCAACCGCCGAGTCACCGAAGCCGCCACCATCCTCGGCCTCGAAAAAATCCTCGACCGCAAACCCGCCGCCCTTTCCGGCGGACAACGCCAGCGCGTCGCCGTCGGCCGCGCCATCGTCCGCAACCCGAAAGTTTTCCTCTTCGACGAACCTCTCTCCAACCTCGACGCCAAGATGCGCGTGCAGATGCGCTCGGAGATTTCCAAACTCCATGCCCGCCTCGGCACCACGATGATCTATGTGACGCACGACCAGGTGGAGGCGATGACGATGGGCGACCGCATCTGTGTGATGAAAGACGGCATCATCATGCAGGTGGCCGATCCGCTCACCCTCTATCACCAGCCCGACAACCTTTTCGTGGCCGGCTTCATCGGCAGCCCTCCCATGAATCTCCTCCGCGGCAAGATCGAACGCCGCGGCGGCGTCCTCACCTTCGTCGAAGCGGCCGCCGGCCCGGCAGCCTCGTCCGCCATCACGGTCGCCCTCAACGGTCCTCTTGCCGAGCGTGCCGCGAAGTGCGCCGATCGTGAAGTCATCTTCGGCATCCGCCCGGAAAACATTCACGAACACCCTCACACTCCCGAAAACATTCCGATCCGGGCCCACATCGATCTCGCCGAACCGATGGGCGCCGAGACCAATGTCTACCTGAAAACCGCCACCGGAAACCTCATCGCCCGGCTGCACACCGAACGTCTCTTCGACTTCGGCGAAGAACTCACGGTTCACCTCAACCTCGCCAAGGCGCACCTCTTCGATGCCGCCACCGAACAGGTCGTGCGTTGA
- the malF gene encoding maltose transporter membrane protein (with MalKGE is involved in maltose transport into the cell) encodes MQGLRKRTPAIEGHRSLPSISRMRPWQKYLYHGIVSLLGLTLLYLSAQLYRAGYPGIGIGLLLVDALAVTIYVRARAYTWRYLFPGLVGFGLFVIFPLIYTVYVSFTNYSSANLLRFPQVVRYFQDETYLASDARYPFTLYRAGEGADAAYILELADASADPAKTYRTAAVALPEKPETIPATEVSAGAGAPEAAALALRDIIKLRAALQHVTIELPDGTLATNTGLRDFAPRHPLWQHNPADDTFKNLVTGETIRPDDTLGRYVVATPAASGGSSGSGVQRPESESDSSRPQTLNPEPDGRADSAPAAVGSPVGPGYRTWIGLANYTKVFTDKGIQGPFIKIFIWTVVFALGSVAFSLTVGMFLAVLLEWKELPFRRAYRTLLILPYAVPAFISILIFKGLFNQNFGEINLILNALFGIKPGWFADPTLAKLMILIVNTWLGFPYMMIVCTGILQSVPDTIYEASAIDGSNAIHDFFRLTLPLIFKPLFPLLVASFAFNFNNFLLIYLLTAGGPDMVGAATPAGQTDILVSYTFRIAFRDSSQNFGYASAIATVIFIIVALISWWNLRKQNLGTPKG; translated from the coding sequence TTGCAGGGGCTTCGCAAACGGACCCCTGCAATCGAAGGTCATCGTTCTCTCCCCTCCATTTCCCGCATGCGCCCCTGGCAAAAGTACCTCTATCACGGCATCGTCTCGCTTCTCGGCCTCACGCTCCTCTACCTCAGTGCGCAGCTCTACCGGGCCGGTTACCCGGGCATCGGCATCGGGCTTCTTCTCGTGGACGCCCTTGCTGTCACGATCTACGTCCGCGCCCGCGCCTACACCTGGCGTTACCTCTTCCCCGGCCTCGTCGGCTTCGGCCTCTTCGTCATCTTCCCGCTGATCTACACCGTTTACGTAAGTTTTACCAACTACAGCTCCGCCAACCTCCTCCGCTTTCCGCAAGTCGTCCGCTATTTCCAGGACGAAACGTACCTCGCTTCCGACGCCCGTTACCCCTTCACGCTCTACCGGGCGGGCGAAGGCGCCGATGCCGCGTATATCCTCGAACTCGCCGACGCCTCCGCCGATCCTGCCAAAACATACCGGACCGCTGCCGTCGCGCTTCCCGAAAAGCCCGAGACGATCCCTGCCACCGAAGTCTCCGCCGGGGCCGGGGCTCCGGAAGCCGCCGCCCTCGCCCTGCGCGACATCATCAAGCTCCGCGCCGCCCTCCAGCACGTCACCATCGAACTTCCCGACGGCACCCTCGCCACCAACACCGGCCTGCGCGACTTCGCCCCCCGCCATCCGCTCTGGCAACACAACCCGGCCGACGACACCTTCAAAAACCTCGTCACCGGCGAAACCATCCGCCCCGACGACACCCTCGGCCGCTACGTTGTCGCTACGCCCGCCGCCTCCGGCGGCAGTTCAGGGTCCGGAGTTCAGCGTCCAGAGTCGGAGTCGGATAGCTCCAGACCTCAAACCCTGAACCCTGAACCTGACGGGAGAGCCGACAGCGCTCCCGCCGCGGTCGGCTCTCCCGTCGGCCCCGGTTACCGCACCTGGATCGGTCTCGCCAACTACACAAAAGTTTTCACCGACAAGGGCATCCAGGGGCCTTTCATCAAGATCTTCATCTGGACGGTCGTTTTTGCTCTCGGCTCCGTCGCCTTCTCGCTCACCGTCGGCATGTTTCTCGCGGTTCTCCTCGAATGGAAAGAACTCCCTTTCCGCCGCGCCTATCGCACCCTGCTGATCCTGCCCTATGCCGTCCCCGCCTTCATCTCGATTCTCATTTTCAAGGGGCTTTTTAACCAGAACTTCGGCGAGATAAACCTCATCCTCAACGCCCTCTTCGGGATCAAGCCCGGGTGGTTTGCCGACCCCACGCTCGCCAAACTGATGATTCTCATCGTCAACACCTGGCTCGGCTTCCCTTACATGATGATCGTCTGCACCGGCATCCTCCAGTCCGTGCCCGACACCATTTACGAAGCCAGCGCCATCGACGGCTCCAACGCCATCCACGACTTCTTCCGGCTCACGCTTCCGCTGATTTTCAAGCCGCTCTTTCCGCTCCTCGTCGCTTCGTTCGCCTTCAATTTTAACAACTTCCTCCTCATCTACCTTCTCACGGCCGGCGGCCCCGACATGGTCGGCGCGGCGACTCCGGCGGGCCAGACGGACATTCTCGTCAGCTACACCTTCCGCATCGCCTTCCGCGACAGCTCGCAAAACTTCGGCTACGCCAGCGCCATCGCCACGGTGATCTTCATCATCGTCGCCCTGATCTCGTGGTGGAATCTCCGCAAACAGAACCTCGGCACACCCAAAGGATGA
- the malE gene encoding sugar ABC transporter substrate-binding protein (functions in the MalKFGE ABC transporter complex to transport maltose into the cell by using ATP hydrolysis) — protein sequence MKYAKTLLCIATALAAVLPAARAWEEGKLLIWINGDKGYRGLQQVGDTFAKELGVPVKVEAPEGVTDKFFQAAQSGKGPDIFMWPHDRLGEWADAGILKPVDIDAATKARIFPKAWDAFTHKNRIWAYPMSLEALGLIYNTKLVTGTPPTNLDDVIKLAPDLRKKGITPIMWDYGTPFFSWGFLASDGGYVYKRGASGYDLNDVGVNAPGAIKALEQIVDVINQGIMPKGTTYSVMESKMNSGELAMMVSGPWAWGNLRKSNIPFAVAPMLGANGKPGKPFVGVLGAMINRSSPNADLAEEFLKNHLLTDDGLRTMNADVPLGVPALESFYKELSKDPAIAATKASVDAGELMPNIPEMGRFWSSLQAALSNATNGQSTPREALDHAAARMKDGK from the coding sequence ATGAAATACGCAAAAACACTCCTCTGCATCGCCACGGCGCTTGCCGCCGTGCTCCCCGCCGCCCGCGCCTGGGAAGAAGGCAAACTCCTCATCTGGATCAACGGCGACAAAGGTTACCGCGGCCTCCAGCAAGTCGGCGACACATTCGCCAAAGAGCTCGGTGTCCCGGTCAAGGTCGAGGCCCCCGAAGGCGTCACCGACAAGTTTTTCCAGGCCGCGCAGTCCGGCAAAGGTCCCGACATTTTCATGTGGCCGCACGACCGCCTCGGCGAATGGGCCGACGCCGGCATCCTGAAACCCGTCGACATCGACGCCGCCACCAAGGCCAGAATCTTCCCCAAGGCCTGGGATGCCTTCACCCACAAAAACCGTATCTGGGCCTATCCGATGTCGCTCGAGGCCCTCGGCCTCATCTACAACACGAAACTTGTCACCGGCACCCCGCCCACCAACCTCGACGACGTCATCAAGCTCGCCCCCGATCTCCGGAAAAAAGGCATCACCCCCATCATGTGGGACTACGGCACGCCCTTCTTCAGCTGGGGCTTTCTCGCCAGCGACGGCGGCTACGTCTACAAACGCGGCGCCAGCGGCTACGACCTCAACGATGTCGGCGTGAACGCCCCCGGCGCGATCAAGGCGCTCGAGCAGATCGTGGACGTCATCAACCAGGGCATCATGCCCAAGGGCACCACCTATTCCGTCATGGAGTCCAAAATGAACTCCGGCGAACTCGCCATGATGGTTTCCGGTCCCTGGGCCTGGGGCAATCTCCGCAAGAGCAACATCCCCTTCGCCGTCGCCCCCATGCTCGGGGCCAACGGCAAACCCGGAAAACCCTTCGTCGGTGTGCTCGGCGCGATGATCAACCGCAGTTCTCCCAACGCCGACCTTGCCGAGGAGTTTCTGAAAAACCATCTCCTCACCGACGACGGCCTGCGCACGATGAACGCCGACGTCCCCCTCGGCGTGCCGGCCCTCGAAAGTTTCTACAAGGAACTCTCCAAGGACCCCGCCATCGCCGCGACCAAGGCCAGTGTCGATGCCGGCGAACTCATGCCCAACATTCCCGAAATGGGCCGCTTCTGGTCCTCGCTTCAGGCCGCGCTCAGCAATGCGACCAACGGCCAGAGCACGCCCAGGGAGGCCCTCGACCACGCCGCCGCCCGCATGAAGGACGGAAAATAA
- a CDS encoding autotransporter: MKSPNSSLPVPTMPASGFSITSRLAVATLIGCLCMALQSAQAATKEWTASSSTNLAGASNWTPTGAPATSDEVVFSSVPNTSLTTGNTLTWGDLVWNTNTSASMAIASGQSSNRVFTLSGGGGSSAATAAGGAAGDLILLGSNVTTATLVISGTTSTEGTGRLRMAVGADGNFHVKNAGAALTITADITGNYNLTKTGAGTLTLGAANTFGADKTFTVEAGTVNANHTAALGSGNVAVSGGSLTMNEAGVGSIILKADKSFSMSAGTLGFSFESVSSHDQIIGSGTGTFSITGGIIDLTNSITDYSVTYALFRDFSSGSVANLTFINYDNANYIASLGNDGVLSFSAIPESSTAAALLGGLVLALVVWHRRQQG, encoded by the coding sequence ATGAAATCACCCAATTCATCCCTCCCCGTCCCCACTATGCCCGCTTCGGGTTTTTCGATTACCTCCAGACTTGCGGTCGCGACCCTGATCGGGTGCCTGTGCATGGCACTGCAATCCGCGCAGGCCGCGACGAAGGAGTGGACCGCCTCGAGTTCGACCAATCTGGCCGGAGCCAGCAACTGGACTCCCACGGGCGCTCCCGCCACCTCGGACGAGGTTGTCTTTTCATCTGTCCCCAACACCAGCCTGACGACCGGCAACACACTGACATGGGGAGACCTCGTCTGGAATACCAACACCTCCGCCTCCATGGCGATTGCATCGGGCCAGTCCTCGAACCGTGTGTTCACACTCAGCGGTGGCGGCGGCAGCTCGGCAGCGACCGCTGCCGGCGGTGCGGCAGGCGACCTCATCCTGCTCGGCAGCAACGTGACCACTGCCACCCTGGTGATTTCCGGAACGACCAGCACGGAGGGCACCGGACGCTTACGCATGGCGGTGGGAGCCGATGGAAATTTCCACGTCAAAAACGCCGGCGCGGCCCTGACGATCACCGCCGACATCACAGGCAACTACAACCTCACCAAAACCGGAGCCGGCACGCTTACCCTTGGCGCAGCCAACACATTTGGAGCCGACAAGACCTTCACCGTGGAAGCCGGCACCGTGAACGCAAATCACACCGCCGCCCTCGGCTCGGGCAATGTGGCGGTTTCGGGCGGCTCGCTCACGATGAACGAGGCCGGCGTGGGGTCGATCATTCTCAAGGCGGACAAGTCTTTTTCCATGAGCGCAGGCACGCTCGGATTTTCCTTCGAAAGCGTCTCCAGCCACGATCAGATCATCGGCTCCGGAACCGGCACATTCAGCATCACCGGAGGAATCATCGACCTCACCAACAGCATCACCGACTACAGCGTGACCTACGCGCTTTTCAGGGACTTCAGCTCCGGGTCCGTCGCCAACCTGACGTTCATCAATTACGACAACGCCAACTACATCGCCAGTCTCGGCAACGATGGCGTGCTCTCGTTCAGCGCCATTCCGGAATCGTCCACCGCTGCGGCACTGCTCGGCGGACTTGTGCTGGCTCTCGTGGTCTGGCACCGTCGTCAGCAGGGCTGA
- a CDS encoding alpha-amylase, with protein MRRFRCARFRCAGLFAVIIGVTATAFAQLAPPATSAPWWRTAVFYQIFVRSFADARTGPLANDGIGDLQGLIERLDYLNDGDPVTTTDLGVTAIWLLPINPSPGYHGYDVTDYFEVHPDYGDIALMRRLVAEAHRRGIHVIIDLVLNHASAQHPAFLAALRPDATAEQRDFFRFSATPETSAGPWGQRVWHPLPSAQTPDSTLQTPNPDEPPARYYYGIFDAGMPDWNFRNSAVTDHHRRVAKFWLQDIGVDGFRLDAVRYLYEDGDILQDTPETKRWLREFTAWCHQLKPDAFIIGEVWADTAQAASYVTEDGLDTAFEFDLARATIDTASFGTPGILRDRLARTRDAYGSRPWATFLANHDQERAASQLSSDPAKLRLAAALQFTLPGIPFIYYGEEIGMTGRKPDPDLRTPMQWTPDAPNAGFTSPAVKPWHALNPDYPTINVASQTASPANNSGSQTLNTRPEPASDTGSLLALYRRLIRLRTGTDSDALRAGRPLAFTFEGRGLYADLRESETDAILVLANTSTAPRELTALELPDSFPAAAATLLLDSSASVDHSAPEPLSLPLALPGGAILIYHWEKDS; from the coding sequence ATGCGGCGCTTCCGTTGTGCCCGTTTCCGCTGCGCCGGCCTTTTCGCCGTCATCATCGGCGTTACCGCCACCGCCTTCGCCCAACTCGCCCCGCCCGCCACCTCTGCTCCCTGGTGGCGCACCGCCGTTTTCTACCAGATATTCGTCCGGTCCTTTGCCGACGCCCGCACTGGTCCGCTGGCCAATGACGGCATCGGCGATCTGCAAGGCCTCATCGAACGTCTCGACTATCTCAACGACGGCGATCCCGTCACCACCACCGACCTCGGTGTTACCGCGATCTGGCTCCTCCCGATCAATCCCTCTCCGGGCTATCACGGCTACGATGTGACCGATTACTTCGAGGTGCACCCCGATTACGGTGACATCGCCTTGATGCGACGCCTCGTCGCGGAGGCTCATCGGCGAGGCATCCATGTCATCATCGACCTCGTTCTCAACCATGCCTCCGCGCAGCATCCTGCGTTCCTTGCCGCCCTTCGTCCCGACGCCACGGCGGAGCAACGTGATTTTTTCCGTTTTTCTGCCACGCCCGAAACCTCCGCCGGTCCCTGGGGCCAGCGCGTCTGGCATCCGTTGCCGTCCGCCCAAACCCCGGATTCCACACTCCAGACCCCGAATCCGGACGAGCCTCCGGCGCGCTACTATTACGGCATCTTCGATGCCGGCATGCCTGACTGGAATTTCCGCAACTCTGCCGTCACCGACCATCATCGCCGCGTCGCAAAATTCTGGTTACAGGATATCGGTGTGGACGGCTTTCGCCTGGATGCCGTCCGTTACCTGTACGAAGACGGCGACATCCTCCAGGACACCCCCGAAACCAAACGCTGGCTCCGCGAGTTCACCGCCTGGTGCCATCAGCTCAAGCCCGATGCCTTCATCATCGGCGAAGTCTGGGCCGACACCGCGCAAGCCGCCAGCTATGTAACCGAAGACGGACTCGACACCGCTTTCGAATTCGACCTCGCCAGGGCCACGATCGACACGGCGTCTTTCGGCACGCCCGGCATCCTCCGCGATCGTCTTGCCCGCACCCGCGACGCCTATGGTTCCCGCCCCTGGGCGACTTTCCTTGCCAATCACGACCAGGAACGCGCTGCCAGCCAGCTCTCTTCCGATCCGGCCAAACTGCGACTCGCCGCCGCGCTCCAGTTCACGCTCCCCGGCATCCCCTTCATCTACTACGGCGAGGAAATCGGCATGACCGGCCGCAAACCCGACCCCGACCTGCGCACGCCCATGCAGTGGACGCCCGATGCGCCCAACGCCGGTTTCACCTCACCCGCGGTCAAACCTTGGCACGCCCTCAATCCCGACTACCCGACGATCAACGTCGCCAGCCAGACCGCCTCGCCAGCCAACAACTCCGGATCCCAAACCCTGAACACCCGGCCGGAGCCGGCATCCGATACCGGGTCCCTGCTCGCGCTCTATCGCCGTCTCATCCGCCTGCGTACCGGGACCGACAGCGATGCCCTGCGTGCCGGGCGTCCGCTTGCCTTCACCTTCGAAGGCCGCGGACTCTACGCCGACCTCCGCGAGAGCGAGACCGACGCCATCCTTGTCCTCGCCAACACATCCACCGCCCCGCGCGAACTCACGGCCCTGGAGCTTCCGGACTCTTTCCCGGCCGCCGCTGCCACGCTGCTTTTGGACTCGTCGGCTTCCGTAGACCATTCCGCGCCGGAACCGCTTTCTCTCCCGCTCGCCTTGCCCGGAGGAGCCATCCTGATTTATCACTGGGAAAAGGATTCCTGA
- a CDS encoding transcriptional regulator encodes MEKRITIREIATRAGLHYSSVSLALRNDPRLSEKTRMKVRKLAARMGYVPDAALGALAAYRNSRRPHPVHSELAYLTDRDDAGDAFAAITYQYARDQATRLGYNLQRYLLTGGMPDLKRLHSIWWSRGVRGVMIGPFLNPDPLAEVAWEKWPVVAYGHSAPRPAFNRAVLDHFQNTLSHLNVLRAKGYSRIGFCLLPSIERHTAGRIHAAWLYDHYALHPNAIPTPLVLDHDLENPDEIESWIRSNRIDVIVAYLEQYDILTARGWQFPRDIGFSLLTRKSYHTEPHVKFSGFNTKAETLATNAIHFLVSLIHEQACGILDTPRHYMISGEFHEGETLRKSPRKTKRTARL; translated from the coding sequence ATGGAAAAACGGATCACCATCCGGGAAATCGCCACCCGCGCCGGCCTGCACTACTCCTCGGTCTCGCTCGCCCTCCGCAACGATCCCCGGCTTTCTGAAAAAACCCGCATGAAAGTCCGGAAACTTGCCGCCAGGATGGGCTACGTCCCCGACGCCGCCCTCGGCGCCCTCGCCGCCTACCGCAATTCCCGCCGCCCCCATCCCGTCCATAGCGAACTCGCCTACCTCACCGACCGCGACGACGCCGGCGATGCCTTCGCCGCCATCACTTACCAGTACGCCCGGGACCAGGCCACACGCCTCGGCTACAACCTCCAGCGGTATCTCCTCACCGGCGGCATGCCCGATCTCAAGCGCCTGCATTCCATCTGGTGGAGCCGCGGGGTGCGCGGCGTCATGATCGGCCCCTTTCTCAACCCCGACCCCCTCGCCGAAGTCGCATGGGAAAAGTGGCCGGTGGTCGCCTATGGACATTCCGCGCCCCGGCCGGCCTTCAACCGCGCCGTGCTGGACCACTTCCAGAACACCCTGAGCCACCTCAACGTTCTTCGCGCCAAGGGCTACTCGCGCATCGGCTTCTGCCTCCTGCCCAGCATCGAAAGGCACACGGCCGGCCGCATCCATGCCGCCTGGCTCTACGATCATTACGCCCTGCACCCCAACGCGATTCCGACTCCGCTCGTTCTCGACCATGATCTGGAAAATCCGGATGAAATCGAAAGCTGGATACGATCCAACCGCATCGATGTCATCGTCGCGTATCTGGAACAATACGACATCCTCACCGCTCGAGGCTGGCAATTTCCCCGCGACATCGGTTTTTCCCTGCTCACCCGCAAGAGCTACCACACCGAGCCGCATGTGAAATTTTCCGGATTCAACACCAAGGCCGAGACCCTAGCCACCAACGCCATTCACTTCCTCGTCTCCCTCATCCACGAACAAGCCTGCGGCATCCTCGACACCCCGCGCCATTACATGATTTCCGGCGAATTTCACGAAGGCGAAACCCTCCGGAAATCGCCTCGAAAAACAAAACGGACGGCCCGCTTGTAG